The proteins below come from a single Desulfomicrobium escambiense DSM 10707 genomic window:
- the pilM gene encoding type IV pilus assembly protein PilM: MKKLGFFSKKNAGVGLDLGSEWLKMVKIRPGKGDLVLESIARCPWQPGDLDNSSATAKKINGLWSELQLKEQVVVSSMAGHAVIVKRVVFEAESAKAIGDTVMKDARQYIPFDINDVFLDYQVLGPGQKEKSYDVLLVASKKKVVQNLSDVISQSGLSLSVIDVDSFALCNSFEHNYPEFQEKPVYLLDIGGAQSVFCIYHNGQPSFLREVSFGGRAVTESLASILNIKRLDAERIKLSGKDDLGEKELRSISEAVNKIFKNWCDELRRLIGFYHSSSSNVTPAESLYLSGGGALLGGLRDVFHKELNLEVHYHNPFRKIYVDNNTFQKEYLDEIGPQMVVPFGLALRAI; encoded by the coding sequence GTGAAAAAATTAGGTTTTTTTTCAAAGAAAAACGCCGGCGTAGGATTGGATCTTGGAAGTGAATGGCTGAAGATGGTGAAGATTCGGCCGGGAAAAGGCGACTTGGTCCTGGAAAGCATAGCCCGTTGCCCATGGCAGCCGGGTGATCTGGACAACAGTTCGGCCACCGCAAAGAAGATCAACGGGCTTTGGTCCGAGCTTCAGCTCAAGGAGCAGGTGGTTGTATCATCCATGGCCGGCCATGCGGTCATCGTGAAGCGGGTCGTGTTCGAGGCCGAATCTGCGAAGGCCATCGGCGATACGGTCATGAAGGACGCGCGTCAGTACATTCCTTTCGACATCAACGACGTCTTCCTCGACTACCAGGTCCTTGGCCCCGGTCAGAAAGAAAAGAGCTACGACGTGCTGCTCGTGGCCAGCAAGAAGAAGGTGGTGCAGAATCTGAGCGACGTCATTTCGCAATCGGGCCTTTCCCTGTCGGTGATCGACGTTGACTCCTTCGCCCTGTGCAACAGCTTCGAACACAATTATCCCGAGTTTCAGGAAAAGCCCGTCTATCTTCTCGACATAGGCGGCGCGCAGAGCGTTTTTTGCATCTACCACAACGGCCAGCCTTCCTTTTTGCGCGAGGTTTCCTTTGGCGGCAGGGCTGTCACGGAGTCTCTCGCATCCATTCTGAACATCAAGCGTCTGGACGCGGAGCGCATCAAGCTCAGCGGAAAGGACGATCTCGGGGAAAAGGAACTGCGGTCCATCTCCGAGGCCGTGAACAAGATTTTCAAGAACTGGTGCGACGAACTGAGGCGCCTCATCGGATTTTATCATTCGTCATCGAGTAACGTAACTCCTGCTGAATCTCTTTACTTGTCCGGGGGAGGGGCATTGCTTGGAGGGCTTCGGGATGTTTTTCATAAGGAATTGAATCTTGAAGTGCATTATCACAATCCTTTCCGCAAAATTTACGTTGATAACAATACGTTCCAGAAAGAGTACCTTGATGAGATAGGACCACAGATGGTTGTTCCTTTCGGCCTTGCCTTGAGAGCAATTTAA
- a CDS encoding PilN domain-containing protein, whose amino-acid sequence MIKINLLPQQKRSKSTNVEKGAVFFILGILLMLGSVYGVDYYFSSELSTLQASVAAKQQTKALLEKEVAIVNSVIQELKDIETRIKVIKDIRLRQGLPVKYIDEIVVNMPKDKMWFETFTINANGNIALSGVALDNQVFASYVERLRLSKYIKLVDTRRTSRRAVDGLGLVAFECSVMAQEYFENTNTNGTTNG is encoded by the coding sequence ATGATAAAAATCAATTTACTCCCTCAGCAAAAACGATCGAAGTCGACCAATGTCGAAAAAGGCGCAGTCTTCTTCATTCTGGGAATTTTGTTGATGCTTGGGTCTGTCTATGGTGTCGATTATTATTTTTCTTCAGAACTCAGTACGCTGCAGGCATCCGTGGCCGCGAAGCAGCAAACGAAGGCGCTGCTTGAAAAAGAGGTCGCCATCGTCAACAGCGTCATTCAGGAACTCAAGGACATAGAGACGCGGATCAAGGTCATCAAGGACATCCGCCTGCGCCAAGGACTTCCCGTCAAATACATCGACGAGATCGTCGTGAACATGCCCAAGGACAAGATGTGGTTCGAGACTTTCACGATTAACGCCAACGGCAATATCGCCCTGAGCGGGGTCGCCTTGGACAACCAAGTATTCGCCAGTTACGTGGAGCGCCTCAGATTGTCGAAGTATATCAAATTGGTGGATACTCGCAGGACGTCCCGCCGGGCCGTGGACGGGCTCGGGTTGGTGGCCTTCGAGTGCTCCGTGATGGCCCAGGAGTATTTTGAAAACACAAATACGAATGGAACGACAAATGGATAA
- a CDS encoding type 4a pilus biogenesis protein PilO: protein MDKSAVSKKLGALSALQKFLIFLGLTLAVYGGYWYFILDDKLTQIAKATQEIEKLDKDIAMFRAQVANLPELRRSLELRKKELYYAKTLLPEDARALEMLLSSFEQLGRDENVEFILFQPGAEQVQEFYATRSIQLQISGTFHRLVTYFDRLSRLDRLVSIQNVTFSPVSDFSPTEKYLNTSLTLQVYRALTEAEIKAREAAKQAKK from the coding sequence ATGGATAAATCCGCAGTTTCCAAAAAATTAGGTGCGTTGTCCGCCCTGCAGAAGTTTCTGATATTTCTGGGCCTGACGCTCGCGGTCTACGGTGGGTACTGGTACTTCATCCTGGACGACAAGCTCACCCAGATCGCCAAGGCCACGCAGGAGATCGAAAAGCTCGACAAGGACATCGCCATGTTCAGGGCGCAGGTCGCGAACCTGCCCGAGTTGCGTCGCAGCCTGGAATTGCGGAAGAAGGAGCTGTACTACGCCAAGACGCTTCTGCCCGAAGACGCCAGGGCGCTGGAGATGCTCCTGTCCTCCTTCGAGCAGCTCGGGCGCGACGAAAACGTGGAATTCATCCTGTTCCAGCCCGGCGCCGAGCAGGTCCAGGAGTTCTACGCCACGAGGAGCATCCAGCTGCAGATCAGCGGGACCTTCCACCGTCTGGTGACCTACTTCGACCGGCTGTCCAGGCTGGATCGCCTCGTCAGCATCCAGAATGTCACCTTCAGCCCGGTGTCCGACTTCTCCCCGACGGAGAAATATCTGAACACCAGCCTGACGCTGCAGGTTTACAGGGCCCTGACCGAGGCGGAAATCAAGGCGCGTGAAGC